The proteins below come from a single Panicum hallii strain FIL2 chromosome 7, PHallii_v3.1, whole genome shotgun sequence genomic window:
- the LOC112901223 gene encoding uncharacterized protein LOC112901223 isoform X3, whose amino-acid sequence MGNSKEEKLRKQLKRYEEYRRKMDEEELHRDPEELTDPYAYQARLFEERWNVLYLNRYGRFEDNTSIPCKRYTVNPAPYGGRKSDTLQVFSVKVAELTGGLQWPLDVFGMVALRDLLDHNRNIIFKRERESIFSTDRSRAWCCVRWSCGLWGSVVCEGGATESG is encoded by the exons ATGGGGAACTCGAAGGAGGAAAAGTTACGGAAGCAGTTGAAGAGGTATGAGGAGTATAGGAGGAAGATGGATGAGGAAGAGCTTCATCGGGATCCAGAGGAGCTAACAGACCCTTACGCCTATCAAGCAAGGTTGTTTGAAGAAAGGTGGAACGTGCTCTATCTGAATCGCTATGGTCGCTTCGAAGACAACA CATCTATCCCTTGCAAGCGGTATACAGTTAATCCTGCGCCATATGGTGGTCGTAAGAGCGATACTCTGCAGGTGTTTTCTGTCAAGGTCGCAGAACTAACAGGAGGTTTACAGTGGCCGCTCGATGTGTTTGGTATGGTTGCGCTACGTGACTTATTAGATCACAACCGCAATATTATCTTCAAGCGCGAAAGGG AATCCATATTTAGTACTGACAGGTCCCGTGCGTGGTGTTGTGTTCGCTGGTCCTGTGGTCTTTGGGGTTCTGTTGTATGTGAGGGGGGCGCCACTGAGTCCG GCTAG
- the LOC112901223 gene encoding uncharacterized protein LOC112901223 isoform X1, whose product MGNSKEEKLRKQLKRYEEYRRKMDEEELHRDPEELTDPYAYQARLFEERWNVLYLNRYGRFEDNTSIPCKRYTVNPAPYGGRKSDTLQVFSVKVAELTGGLQWPLDVFGMVALRDLLDHNRNIIFKRERESIFSTDRSRAWCCVRWSCGLWGSVVCEGGATESGDKELSLLAASLTMFSNCPLTSLLITKSYTSRLARWTSSSAISFTLRKLQAVCKSFLGQGQIVSMVVSRPLLTSTRNSCCSILKMRMFLSVAQGGRVFRGGVDFTPQGMGAKLSDTISASARWNSPSIGPFSLTVRLS is encoded by the exons ATGGGGAACTCGAAGGAGGAAAAGTTACGGAAGCAGTTGAAGAGGTATGAGGAGTATAGGAGGAAGATGGATGAGGAAGAGCTTCATCGGGATCCAGAGGAGCTAACAGACCCTTACGCCTATCAAGCAAGGTTGTTTGAAGAAAGGTGGAACGTGCTCTATCTGAATCGCTATGGTCGCTTCGAAGACAACA CATCTATCCCTTGCAAGCGGTATACAGTTAATCCTGCGCCATATGGTGGTCGTAAGAGCGATACTCTGCAGGTGTTTTCTGTCAAGGTCGCAGAACTAACAGGAGGTTTACAGTGGCCGCTCGATGTGTTTGGTATGGTTGCGCTACGTGACTTATTAGATCACAACCGCAATATTATCTTCAAGCGCGAAAGGG AATCCATATTTAGTACTGACAGGTCCCGTGCGTGGTGTTGTGTTCGCTGGTCCTGTGGTCTTTGGGGTTCTGTTGTATGTGAGGGGGGCGCCACTGAGTCCGGTGACAAAGAATTAAGCCTGCTAGCTGCTAGTCTCACCATGTTCTCTAATTGCCCACTGACTTCGCTTCTGATTACGAAGTCTTACACTAGCAGGCTAGCACGCTGGACTTCAAGCTCGGCCATATCGTTTACTCTACGGAAGCTACAAGCAGTGTGCAAGTCATTTCTGGGCCAGGGCCAGATAGTTTCCATGGTCGTTTCGCGGCCGTTGCTGACATCGACGAGGAATTCGTGCTGCTCGATTCTGAAGATGAGAATGTTCCTATCTGTGGCG CAGGGCGGCAGAGTTTTCCGGGGTGGAGTGGATTTCACACCTCAGGGCATGGGGGCAAAACTCTCGGACACGATATCGGCTTCTGCAAGATGGAATTCACCGTCGATTGGTCCCTTTTCTCTTACAGTGCGACTTAGCTAG
- the LOC112901223 gene encoding uncharacterized protein LOC112901223 isoform X2: MGNSKEEKLRKQLKRYEEYRRKMDEEELHRDPEELTDPYAYQARLFEERWNVLYLNRYGRFEDNTSIPCKRYTVNPAPYGGRKSDTLQVFSVKVAELTGGLQWPLDVFGMVALRDLLDHNRNIIFKRERESIFSTDRSRAWCCVRWSCGLWGSVVCEGGATESGDKELSLLAASLTMFSNCPLTSLLITKSYTSRLARWTSSSAISFTLRKLQAVCKSFLGQGQIVSMVVSRPLLTSTRNSCCSILKMRMFLSVAGGRVFRGGVDFTPQGMGAKLSDTISASARWNSPSIGPFSLTVRLS, encoded by the exons ATGGGGAACTCGAAGGAGGAAAAGTTACGGAAGCAGTTGAAGAGGTATGAGGAGTATAGGAGGAAGATGGATGAGGAAGAGCTTCATCGGGATCCAGAGGAGCTAACAGACCCTTACGCCTATCAAGCAAGGTTGTTTGAAGAAAGGTGGAACGTGCTCTATCTGAATCGCTATGGTCGCTTCGAAGACAACA CATCTATCCCTTGCAAGCGGTATACAGTTAATCCTGCGCCATATGGTGGTCGTAAGAGCGATACTCTGCAGGTGTTTTCTGTCAAGGTCGCAGAACTAACAGGAGGTTTACAGTGGCCGCTCGATGTGTTTGGTATGGTTGCGCTACGTGACTTATTAGATCACAACCGCAATATTATCTTCAAGCGCGAAAGGG AATCCATATTTAGTACTGACAGGTCCCGTGCGTGGTGTTGTGTTCGCTGGTCCTGTGGTCTTTGGGGTTCTGTTGTATGTGAGGGGGGCGCCACTGAGTCCGGTGACAAAGAATTAAGCCTGCTAGCTGCTAGTCTCACCATGTTCTCTAATTGCCCACTGACTTCGCTTCTGATTACGAAGTCTTACACTAGCAGGCTAGCACGCTGGACTTCAAGCTCGGCCATATCGTTTACTCTACGGAAGCTACAAGCAGTGTGCAAGTCATTTCTGGGCCAGGGCCAGATAGTTTCCATGGTCGTTTCGCGGCCGTTGCTGACATCGACGAGGAATTCGTGCTGCTCGATTCTGAAGATGAGAATGTTCCTATCTGTGGCG GGCGGCAGAGTTTTCCGGGGTGGAGTGGATTTCACACCTCAGGGCATGGGGGCAAAACTCTCGGACACGATATCGGCTTCTGCAAGATGGAATTCACCGTCGATTGGTCCCTTTTCTCTTACAGTGCGACTTAGCTAG